The Juglans regia cultivar Chandler chromosome 2, Walnut 2.0, whole genome shotgun sequence genome includes a window with the following:
- the LOC109010941 gene encoding kinesin-like protein KIN-UA isoform X1, giving the protein MATSGGGSYRNGTHRSSLKVDRPLSMNSNPKTSVKSKPLSSSGPRRSSTGSIGAATGAAKDDAGVPGRVRVAVRLRPRNAEESVADADFADCVELQPELKRLKLRKNNWDSDTYEFDEVLTEFASQKRVYEVVAKPVVESVLDGYNGTIMAYGQTGTGKTYTLGRLGEEDTAARGIMVRAMEDILADVSLETDTVSVSYLQLYMETIQDLLDPANDNIPIVEDPKTGDVSLPGANLVEIRDQKSFVELLRLGEAHRFAANTKLNTESSRSHAILMVHVKRSVKGKHSALSSENGNNPHMKTLKPAIVRKGKLVVVDLAGSERIDKSGSEGHTLEEAKSINLSLSALGKCINALAENSVHVPVRDSKLTRLLRDSFGGTARTSLVITIGPSPRHRGETASTIMFGQRAMKVENMLKLKEEFDYKSLSRRLDIQLDKLIAEHERQQKAFENEIERITTEAQNRISEVERNYEDALEGERVKYQRDYMESIKKLEEQLVKNQQKHGFEKVPVGSENDCSALTSNTESSKISAIEEVSELKKLLQKESLLRKAAEEEVNSLKSQLAQWKRSEASGNSEIIKLRKMLEDEARQKEKLEGEIAILHSQLLQISFEADETRRRLDRGGSGKVPGDLDSLFSQVKLQQQEPGNGEKASIAKLFEQVGLQKILSLLESEDADLRIHAVKVVANLAAEETNQEKIVEAGGLTSLLMLLRSSENETIHRVAAGAIANLAMNETNQELIMGQGGIGLLSITAANAEDPQTLRMVAGAIANLCGNDKLQMKLRGEGGIKALLGMVRCRHPDVLAQVARGIANFAKCESRASMQGTKTERSLLIEDGALPWIVQNANNEASPIRRHIELALCHLAQHEANAKDMISGGALWELVRISRDCSREDIRTLAHRTLTSSPAFQAEIRRL; this is encoded by the exons ATGGCCACTTCAGGTGGTGGTAGTTACAGAAATGGGACTCACAGGAGCTCTCTGAAGGTGGATAGGCCTCTCTCTATGAACTCGAACCCCAAGACCTCTGTCAAGTCCAAGCCTTTGTCTTCTTCTGGGCCCCGCCGGAGCAGCACTGGCTCTATCGGTGCCGCCACCGGAGCCGCCAAGGACGATGCTGGAG TTCCTGGAAGAGTTCGAGTAGCTGTGAGATTGCGACCACGTAATGCAGAGGAATCAGTGGCAGATGCTGACTTTGCTGATTGTGTAGAATTACAGCCAGAG CTTAAGAGGTTAAAACTTCGAAAGAACAATTGGGACTCGGACACTTATGAGTTTGATGAAGTGCTCACTGAGTTTGCATCCCAAAAACGTGTTTATGAAGTTGTGGCAAAGCCCGTTGTTGAG AGTGTCCTGGATGGTTACAATGGGACCATCATGGCATATGGGCAGACTGGTACTGGTAAAACGTATACTCTTGGACGACTTGGAGAGGAAGACACAGCTGCTCGTGGAATAATGGTGCGTGCTATGGAGGATATTCTGGCAGATGTTTCTTTGGAGACCGATACTGTCTCTGTCTCATATCTTCAG CTTTATATGGAGACTATACAGGACCTTCTTGATCCTGCTAACGATAACATTCCTATTGTGGAAGACCCCAAAACTGGCGATGTTTCACTGCCTGGGGCTAACCTAGTGGAAATCAGGGACCAGAAAAGTTTTGTAGAACTGCTACGATTAGGGGAAGCTCACCGCTTTGCTGCAAACACTAAATTGAATACAGAATCTTCTCGTAGTCACGCAATACTGATG GTACATGTAAAGAGGTCTGTCAAGGGAAAACATTCAGCTCTTTCAAGTGAAAATGGTAACAACCCCCACATGAAAACGTTAAAGCCTGCCATTGTTCGGAAGGGAAAACTAGTTGTGGTTGATCTTGCTGGTTCAGAGCGTATTGATAAGTCAG GAAGCGAGGGACACACACTAGAGGAAGCGAAATCTATTAATCTCTCTTTGAGTGCATTGGGAAAGTGCATTAATGCACTGGCTGAGAATAGTGTGCATGTTCCTGTTCGTGATTCAAAGCTTACAAGATTGCTTAGGGATTCCTTTGGCG GCACAGCAAGAACTTCGCTGGTTATTACTATTGGTCCATCCCCACGCCATCGGGGAGAGACAGCAAGTACCATAATGTTCGGACAGAGG GCAATGAAGGTGGAAAATATGCTGAAATTAAAGGAGGAATTTGATTACAAAAGTTTATCTAGAAGGCTAGACATACAATTGGACAAACTTATTGCAGAACATGAAAGGCAGCAGAAAGcttttgagaatgaaattgaAAGAATTACTACAGAAGCGCAAAATCGTATTTCTGAGGTCGAAAGAAACTACGAAGATGCACTGGAG GGTGAAAGAGTAAAATATCAGAGGGACTATATGGAATCAATAAAGAAACTTGAAGAGCAATTGGTGAAGAATCAGCAAAAACATGGCTTTGAAAAAGTTCCAGTTGGAAGTGAGAATGATTGCTCTGCTTTGACATCTAACACAGAG AGTTCCAAGATCTCTGCCATTGAGGAAGTTTCTGAGCTGAAAAAACTACTTCAAAAAGAAAGTCTTCTTAGGAAGGCTGCTGAGGAGGAAGTTAATAGTCTTAAAAGTCAACTAGCTCAATGGAAAAGGTCAGAG GCATCAGGGAACTCAGAGATCATAAAGCTTCGTAAGATGCTGGAAGATGAGGCACGCCAGAAAGAGAAACTTGAAGGAGAAATAGCAATACTGCATAGTCAGTTGCTTCAAATAAGTTTTGAAGCTGACGAG ACAAGAAGAAGACTTGATAGAGGTGGGTCTGGTAAAGTTCCTGGTGATCTAgattctctcttctctcaagtTAAACTTCAACAGCAAGAGCCGGGAAATGGAGAAAAGGCCTCAATAGCCAAACTCTTTGAACAAG TGGGATTGCAGAAGATTTTGTCATTGCTTGAATCAGAAGATGCTGACTTGCGAATTCACGCTGTGAAAGTGGTTGCAAATCTAGCTGCTGAAG aaacaaatcaGGAAAAGATTGTAGAAGCTGGTGGTCTTACTTCCTTGTTGATGCTTCTTAGGAGCTCTGAAAACGAGACCATACATAGAGTGGCAGCAGGTGCAATCGCCAATCTTGCCATGAATG AAACCAATCAGGAGCTCATCATGGGTCAAGGGGGTATTGGTCTGTTGTCGATAACAGCAGCCAATGCTGAGGATCCTCAAACTCTTCGGATGGTTGCTGGAGCCATTGCAAATCTTTGTGGGAATG ATAAGTTACAGATGAAACTAAGGGGTGAAGGAGGGATCAAAGCATTGCTAGGAATGGTCAGATGCAGACATCCTGATGTTCTTGCACAAGTTGCTCGTGGAATTGCAAATTTTGCAAAATGCGAGTCAAGAGCGTCTATGCAAG GAACCAAGACTGAAAGGTCTCTTCTGATTGAGGATGGTGCACTTCCATGGATTGTACAGAATGCGAACAATGAAGCCTCACCAATCAGGCGTCATATTGAGCTTGCACTCTGTCACCTAGCACAACATg AAGCAAATGCAAAAGACATGATCAGCGGAGGTGCCTTGTGGGAGCTGGTTCGTATCTCACGGGACTGTTCTCGGGAGGACATAAGGACTCTTGCACATCGAACTTTAACTTCCAGCCCTGCTTTCCAAGCTGAAATAAGGCGTCTATGA
- the LOC109010941 gene encoding kinesin-like protein KIN-UA isoform X2, protein MATSGGGSYRNGTHRSSLKVDRPLSMNSNPKTSVKSKPLSSSGPRRSSTGSIGAATGAAKDDAGVPGRVRVAVRLRPRNAEESVADADFADCVELQPELKRLKLRKNNWDSDTYEFDEVLTEFASQKRVYEVVAKPVVESVLDGYNGTIMAYGQTGTGKTYTLGRLGEEDTAARGIMVRAMEDILADVSLETDTVSVSYLQLYMETIQDLLDPANDNIPIVEDPKTGDVSLPGANLVEIRDQKSFVELLRLGEAHRFAANTKLNTESSRSHAILMVHVKRSVKGKHSALSSENGNNPHMKTLKPAIVRKGKLVVVDLAGSERIDKSGSEGHTLEEAKSINLSLSALGKCINALAENSVHVPVRDSKLTRLLRDSFGGTARTSLVITIGPSPRHRGETASTIMFGQRAMKVENMLKLKEEFDYKSLSRRLDIQLDKLIAEHERQQKAFENEIERITTEAQNRISEVERNYEDALESSKISAIEEVSELKKLLQKESLLRKAAEEEVNSLKSQLAQWKRSEASGNSEIIKLRKMLEDEARQKEKLEGEIAILHSQLLQISFEADETRRRLDRGGSGKVPGDLDSLFSQVKLQQQEPGNGEKASIAKLFEQVGLQKILSLLESEDADLRIHAVKVVANLAAEETNQEKIVEAGGLTSLLMLLRSSENETIHRVAAGAIANLAMNETNQELIMGQGGIGLLSITAANAEDPQTLRMVAGAIANLCGNDKLQMKLRGEGGIKALLGMVRCRHPDVLAQVARGIANFAKCESRASMQGTKTERSLLIEDGALPWIVQNANNEASPIRRHIELALCHLAQHEANAKDMISGGALWELVRISRDCSREDIRTLAHRTLTSSPAFQAEIRRL, encoded by the exons ATGGCCACTTCAGGTGGTGGTAGTTACAGAAATGGGACTCACAGGAGCTCTCTGAAGGTGGATAGGCCTCTCTCTATGAACTCGAACCCCAAGACCTCTGTCAAGTCCAAGCCTTTGTCTTCTTCTGGGCCCCGCCGGAGCAGCACTGGCTCTATCGGTGCCGCCACCGGAGCCGCCAAGGACGATGCTGGAG TTCCTGGAAGAGTTCGAGTAGCTGTGAGATTGCGACCACGTAATGCAGAGGAATCAGTGGCAGATGCTGACTTTGCTGATTGTGTAGAATTACAGCCAGAG CTTAAGAGGTTAAAACTTCGAAAGAACAATTGGGACTCGGACACTTATGAGTTTGATGAAGTGCTCACTGAGTTTGCATCCCAAAAACGTGTTTATGAAGTTGTGGCAAAGCCCGTTGTTGAG AGTGTCCTGGATGGTTACAATGGGACCATCATGGCATATGGGCAGACTGGTACTGGTAAAACGTATACTCTTGGACGACTTGGAGAGGAAGACACAGCTGCTCGTGGAATAATGGTGCGTGCTATGGAGGATATTCTGGCAGATGTTTCTTTGGAGACCGATACTGTCTCTGTCTCATATCTTCAG CTTTATATGGAGACTATACAGGACCTTCTTGATCCTGCTAACGATAACATTCCTATTGTGGAAGACCCCAAAACTGGCGATGTTTCACTGCCTGGGGCTAACCTAGTGGAAATCAGGGACCAGAAAAGTTTTGTAGAACTGCTACGATTAGGGGAAGCTCACCGCTTTGCTGCAAACACTAAATTGAATACAGAATCTTCTCGTAGTCACGCAATACTGATG GTACATGTAAAGAGGTCTGTCAAGGGAAAACATTCAGCTCTTTCAAGTGAAAATGGTAACAACCCCCACATGAAAACGTTAAAGCCTGCCATTGTTCGGAAGGGAAAACTAGTTGTGGTTGATCTTGCTGGTTCAGAGCGTATTGATAAGTCAG GAAGCGAGGGACACACACTAGAGGAAGCGAAATCTATTAATCTCTCTTTGAGTGCATTGGGAAAGTGCATTAATGCACTGGCTGAGAATAGTGTGCATGTTCCTGTTCGTGATTCAAAGCTTACAAGATTGCTTAGGGATTCCTTTGGCG GCACAGCAAGAACTTCGCTGGTTATTACTATTGGTCCATCCCCACGCCATCGGGGAGAGACAGCAAGTACCATAATGTTCGGACAGAGG GCAATGAAGGTGGAAAATATGCTGAAATTAAAGGAGGAATTTGATTACAAAAGTTTATCTAGAAGGCTAGACATACAATTGGACAAACTTATTGCAGAACATGAAAGGCAGCAGAAAGcttttgagaatgaaattgaAAGAATTACTACAGAAGCGCAAAATCGTATTTCTGAGGTCGAAAGAAACTACGAAGATGCACTGGAG AGTTCCAAGATCTCTGCCATTGAGGAAGTTTCTGAGCTGAAAAAACTACTTCAAAAAGAAAGTCTTCTTAGGAAGGCTGCTGAGGAGGAAGTTAATAGTCTTAAAAGTCAACTAGCTCAATGGAAAAGGTCAGAG GCATCAGGGAACTCAGAGATCATAAAGCTTCGTAAGATGCTGGAAGATGAGGCACGCCAGAAAGAGAAACTTGAAGGAGAAATAGCAATACTGCATAGTCAGTTGCTTCAAATAAGTTTTGAAGCTGACGAG ACAAGAAGAAGACTTGATAGAGGTGGGTCTGGTAAAGTTCCTGGTGATCTAgattctctcttctctcaagtTAAACTTCAACAGCAAGAGCCGGGAAATGGAGAAAAGGCCTCAATAGCCAAACTCTTTGAACAAG TGGGATTGCAGAAGATTTTGTCATTGCTTGAATCAGAAGATGCTGACTTGCGAATTCACGCTGTGAAAGTGGTTGCAAATCTAGCTGCTGAAG aaacaaatcaGGAAAAGATTGTAGAAGCTGGTGGTCTTACTTCCTTGTTGATGCTTCTTAGGAGCTCTGAAAACGAGACCATACATAGAGTGGCAGCAGGTGCAATCGCCAATCTTGCCATGAATG AAACCAATCAGGAGCTCATCATGGGTCAAGGGGGTATTGGTCTGTTGTCGATAACAGCAGCCAATGCTGAGGATCCTCAAACTCTTCGGATGGTTGCTGGAGCCATTGCAAATCTTTGTGGGAATG ATAAGTTACAGATGAAACTAAGGGGTGAAGGAGGGATCAAAGCATTGCTAGGAATGGTCAGATGCAGACATCCTGATGTTCTTGCACAAGTTGCTCGTGGAATTGCAAATTTTGCAAAATGCGAGTCAAGAGCGTCTATGCAAG GAACCAAGACTGAAAGGTCTCTTCTGATTGAGGATGGTGCACTTCCATGGATTGTACAGAATGCGAACAATGAAGCCTCACCAATCAGGCGTCATATTGAGCTTGCACTCTGTCACCTAGCACAACATg AAGCAAATGCAAAAGACATGATCAGCGGAGGTGCCTTGTGGGAGCTGGTTCGTATCTCACGGGACTGTTCTCGGGAGGACATAAGGACTCTTGCACATCGAACTTTAACTTCCAGCCCTGCTTTCCAAGCTGAAATAAGGCGTCTATGA
- the LOC109010953 gene encoding AT-hook motif nuclear-localized protein 24, giving the protein MDPVSAHGHSLPPPFHTRDLHLHHHQQQQFHHQQQQNSEDEQSGSSGLNRPQKRDRDENNSSSNNDINTSEGNELVMAPGEGEITRRPRGRPSGSKNKPKPPIIITRDSANALRTHVMEIGDGCDIVESVATFARRRQRGVCIMSGTGTVTNVTLRQPASPGAIVTLHGRFEILSLAGSFLPPPAPPAATGLTIYLAGGQGQVVGGSVVGMLIASGPVVVMAASFSNAAYERLPLEEEETQVPMQDGTIGSPGAVGQLQQQQQPQQQQLLGDANVPLFHGLQPNLLNSIQLPAEAYWATGRPPY; this is encoded by the coding sequence ATGGATCCAGTTTCAGCACATGGCCATTCTCTTCCCCCTCCTTTCCACACAAGAGATCTTCATCTACACCACCATCAACAACAGCAATTTCAtcaccaacaacaacaaaattcagAAGATGAGCAAAGCGGAAGCAGTGGCCTAAACCGGCCCCAGAAACGAGATCGTGATGAAaacaacagcagcagcaacaacgACATCAATACCAGTGAAGGCAACGAACTCGTCATGGCCCCTGGAGAAGGAGAGATCACAAGGAGACCTCGTGGAAGGCCATCCGGATCCAAGAACAAGCCCAAGCCACCGATCATCATCACACGCGACAGCGCCAATGCTCTACGCACCCATGTAATGGAAATCGGTGATGGGTGTGATATTGTTGAGAGTGTCGCTACCTTTGCAAGGAGACGCCAGAGAGGGGTCTGCATAATGAGTGGGACCGGCACAGTGACTAATGTGACACTCAGGCAGCCGGCCTCACCCGGTGCAATCGTGACTTTACACGGTCGGTTCGAGATCTTATCTCTAGCCGGGTCGTTCTTACCACCACCAGCACCACCTGCTGCGACAGGATTGACTATATATTTGGCAGGAGGACAAGGCCAGGTGGTGGGGGGTAGTGTTGTTGGGATGCTAATTGCATCTGGACCGGTTGTGGTCATGGCAGCCTCCTTTAGTAACGCTGCATATGAAAGGCTTCCTCTAGAAGAGGAGGAAACTCAGGTGCCAATGCAAGATGGTACAATTGGGTCCCCAGGTGCGGTTGGTCAGctacagcagcagcagcaacctCAGCAGCAGCAGCTTTTGGGAGATGCTAATGTGCCTCTCTTTCATGGCTTACAGCCTAATCTTCTCAACTCCATTCAATTGCCAGCTGAGGCATACTGGGCAACTGGTCGCCCTCCATACTGA
- the LOC118347704 gene encoding protein FAR-RED ELONGATED HYPOCOTYL 3-like: MEFNSFEELFSYYKHYGKKCGFGVMTQRSERSEDQSVRYVTLGCARGGKARNKSSNLANPRPTGKTDCKARINALRVEGKMRLTTVHNTHNHGLSPMKSRFFRCGFENLPFLEKDCRNYIDKARHLRLGAGGAGALQDYFMRMQYKSNGFFSLMDLDDEGRLKNVFWADPRSRAAYQYFGDCMDGIAPKAIITDQDRAMKNAIATVFPETRHRLCLWHILKKVPEKLGSYAAYRSGLKTQLMKCVYDTQTIEEFEKCWAEFLNTYDLHENPWLKSLYVEREHWVPVFLKEHFWAGMSTTQRSESMNAFFDGYVHSKTNLKEFVDQFDSALKKKIENENHAEFQSLSQVIPCVSRSPIEKKFQELYTNAKFREVQQQVIGVLDLDPCLRTSDGVMKSYLVEDEIRIEEFSKMMRGILCRHILAVFKCNGIKSLPNRYILDRWKKDIKRRYTLIRSSYDAGDQRPNGNRYSILLNMCYGMITYAADSKEQFDDAKKRIHEMTECYREQTRNRSLTQTDSNAGYMTLDTTAIAGSQQVKSPLVVKGKGRPPSLRRASRMETDIRKVKAKQKKAQARGKAKQGDVSSNVGDTLAIGTRRNLFGQSEVDITYPGEVQTVIDSSVVHSSGIEHRETVMGSQESKCLGKGLSLLDVILILDGVLCELQWDIQNF; this comes from the exons ATGGAGTTCAATTCATTTGAAGAGTTGTTCAGCTATTATAAGCATTATGGTAAAAAATGtgggtttggggtgatgacacaAAGGAGTGAGAGGTCAGAGGATCAGAGTGTCAGATATGTCACCCTTGGTTGTGCACGGGGAGGGAAGGCCCGAAATAAGAGTTCTAATCTCGCCAACCCACGTCCGACGGGAAAAACGGACTGTAAGGCAAGGATTAATGCCTTAAGAGTTGAGGGAAAGATGCGGTTGACAACAGTCCATAATACACATAATCACGGTCTGAGCCCAATGAAATCCCGCTTCTTTCGAT GTGGCTTTGAGAACTTGCCATTTTTAGAAAAGGATTGTCGCAATTACATCGACAAAGCACGACATCTACGACTTGgcgcaggtggtgctggagcactTCAAGATTATTTTATGAGGATGCAGTACAAGAGTAATGGATTTTTTTCATTGATGGATTTAGACGATGAAGGAaggttaaaaaatgttttttgggcAGATCCACGTAGTCGGGCAGCCTACCAGTATTTTGGTGAC tgtatggacGGTATAGCTCCAAAGGCTATTATTACTGATCAAGacagagcaatgaaaaatgcaattgctaCTGTCTTTCCAGAAACTCGACATAGATTATGCCTATGGCATATACTGAAGAAAGTACCTGAGAAGCTTGGGTCATATGCTGCATACAGAAGTGGGCTGAAAACTCAACTAATGAAATGTGTGTACGACACACAAActattgaggagtttgagaaatgttgggccGAGTTTCTTAACACATATGACTTACATGAGAATCCATGGTTGAAAAGTTTATATGTAGAACGTGAGCATTGGGTACCGGTTTTCCTGAAAGAGcacttttgggctggaatgagtacaacccaACGCAGCGAGagtatgaatgctttttttgaTGGTTATGTGCATTCAAAAacaaacttgaaggagtttGTCGACCAGTTTGACAGTGcgctgaagaagaaaattgagaatgaaaatcatGCAGAATTCCAATCACTTAGCCAGGTCATTCCCTGTGTATCGAGATCtccaattgaaaagaaattCCAAGAGTTGTATACTAACGCTAAATTTAGAGAAGTGCAGCAGCAAGTAATAGGTGTGCTTGATTTGGATCCATGTCTACGTACATCAGATGGTGTAATGAAGAGTTATTTGGTAGAAGACGAAATTCGTATTGAGGAGTTCAGTAAAATG ATGAGGGGGATACTGTGTAGGCATATTTTGGCTGTATTCAAATGTAACGGTATAAAATCATTGCCAAATCGGTACATTTTAGACCGATGGAAAAAGGACATTAAGAGGCGATACACGTTAATCCGCAGTAGCTATGACGCAGGGGATCAGAGGCCTAATGGTAATAGATATTCCATTTTGTTGAATATGTGTTATGGGATGATTACATATGCGGCGGATTCTAAAGAGCAATTCGATGATGCAAAGAAGAGGATACATGAGATGACTGAATGTTATCGCGAGCAAACACGCAACAGATCTTTGACCCAAACAG ACTCGAATGCTGGTTACATGACACTGGACACAACTGCAATTGCTGGTTCACAACAAGTCAAGAGTCCACTTGTTGTCAAAGGGAAAGGAAGACCCCCATCTCTGAGaagagcatccaggatggagacaGACATACGAAAGGTGAAAGCCAAACAGAAGAAAGCCCAAGCCAGAGGGAAAGCCAAACAG GGAGATGTGAGTTCCAATGTTGGAGATACACTAGCCATTGGCACGCGTAGGAATTTATTTGGGCAATCAGAAGTGGATATCACCTACCCTGGAGAAGTGCAG ACTGTTATAGACAGCTCAGTAGTTCACAGTAGTG